One part of the Oryzias melastigma strain HK-1 linkage group LG21, ASM292280v2, whole genome shotgun sequence genome encodes these proteins:
- the tbr1b gene encoding T-box brain protein 1b, with amino-acid sequence MQVENCNPLASDLSKKFISVGSGFPSSNGSELSLQDHPIISASDNLERGSPLKKNSREMTNQSEADNFPDSKDASGDVQRGKLSPDLHGVSDIRHNFDGSAGERCIFSPSTQPQSVSAAAAAASAMFPYPSQHGPAHPAFSIGSPGRYMAHHPVITNGPYNSLLTNTSPQGYPAAGYPYAQQYGHTYQGGAFYQLSSAQAGLVPGKAQVYLCNRALWLKFHRHQTEMIITKQGRRMFPFLSFNISGLDPTAHYNIFVDVILADPNHWRFQGGKWVPCGKADTNVIGNRVYMHPDSPNTGAHWMRQEISFGKLKLTNNKGASNNTGQMVVLQSLHKYQPRLHVVEVNEDGTEDTSQPGRVQTFTFSETQFIAVTAYQNTDITQLKIDHNPFAKGFRDNYDTVYTGCDIDRLTPSPGDSPRSQIVPGARYAMPSSFLQDQFVSTYAKSRFHPGVGTAPGTERNVPLGNSLLSPQQAEEPTVATPPQRWFVTPANNRLDFAASAYDAADFAGNAATLLSYAAAGVKALPLPTAGCSNRPLGYYADPSGWGGRTPPQYCGVNSKASSVFSCWPANTLGGRSGSSYLQEEGDSISTERSPIGGAEESKAKDITSESSWIETPSSIKSIDSSDSGIFEQAKRRRISPTATPVSETVSPLKSELLAPRECDKNCTKDIGYYSFYSHS; translated from the exons ATGCAGGTTGAGAACTGCAACCCGCTGGCGAGTGATCTCTCCAAGAAATTTATAAGTGTGGGCAGTGGCTTTCCGAGCTCCAATGGATCGGAGCTTTCGTTGCAGGACCATCCTATTATATCTGCAAGTGACAACCTGGAGAGAGGTTCACCTCTGAAAAAAAACTCCAGGGAGATGACGAATCAGTCAGAGGCAGACAATTTTCCCGACTCCAAGGACGCATCAGGGGACGTCCAGAGGGGCAAACTCTCTCCTGATCTTCACGGAGTCTCTGACATCCGTCATAATTTCGATGGATCTGCAGGAGAAAGGTGCATCTTTTCTCCGTCTACCCAGCCGCAGTcagtttcagcagcagcagccgccgcCAGTGCCATGTTTCCCTACCCGAGCCAGCACGGACCCGCGCACCCGGCTTTCTCCATCGGGAGCCCCGGCCGGTACATGGCCCATCATCCCGTCATCACTAATGGACCGTACAACAGCCTTTTAACCAACACCTCTCCTCAGGGCTACCCGGCAGCGGGTTACCCTTACGCGCAGCAATATGGACACACGTACCAAGGGGGGGCTTTTTACCAGCTATCCTCGGCGCAGGCGGGACTGGTTCCGGGTAAAGCGCAGGTGTATCTGTGCAACAGGGCCCTGTGGCTGAAGTTTCACAGACACCAGACAGAGATGATCATCACAAAACAAGGACG ACGgatgtttccttttttgagctttaataTTTCTGGCCTGGACCCAACAGCTCACTACAATATTTTTGTGGATGTAATCCTCGCTGACCCAAATCACTGGCGCTTTCAAGGTGGAAAATGGGTGCCATGTGGAAAAGCAGACACAAACGTCATAG gcAACAGGGTTTACATGCATCCAGACTCTCCAAATACTGGTGCGCATTGGATGCGTCAAGAAATCTCCTTTGGAAAGCTGAAGCTCACAAACAACAAAGGTGCCTCCAACAACACTGGGCAG ATGGTGGTTCTGCAGTCTCTCCACAAGTACCAGCCCAGGCTCCATGTGGTGGAAGTGAACGAGGATGGCACGGAGGACACCAGCCAGCCAGGAAGAGTGCAGACTTTCACCTTCTCGGAGACGCAGTTTATCGCCGTCACGGCGTACCAGAACACCGAT ATCACTCAACTAAAAATCGACCACAATCCCTTTGCTAAAGGATTTCGGGACAATTATGACAC TGTCTACACAGGCTGCGACATTGACCGCCTAACTCCATCACCGGGTGACTCTCCGCGTTCACAGATCGTGCCGGGTGCGAGATACGCCATGCCTAGCTCTTTCCTGCAGGACCAATTTGTCAGCACTTATGCCAAATCTCGCTTTCACCCTGGCGTGGGGACCGCTCCTGGCACGGAGCGCAACGTCCCACTCGGCAACAGCTTGCTGTCTCCTCAGCAAGCCGAGGAGCCCACTGTTGCCACCCCCCCGCAGCGATGGTTTGTCACCCCTGCCAACAACCGACTGGACTTTGCAGCCTCGGCATACGACGCCGCTGATTTCGCCGGTAACGCGGCCACCTTGCTGTCCTACGCAGCGGCCGGAGTGAAGGCTCTCCCCCTGCCGACGGCGGGCTGCTCCAACCGGCCTCTTGGCTATTACGCAGACCCGTCTGGCTGGGGAGGACGCACGCCGCCGCAGTACTGCGGCGTCAACAGCAAGGCCAGCTCGGTCTTTTCCTGCTGGCCCGCCAACACCCTCGGGGGCCGGTCAGGAAGCAGCTACCTGCAGGAGGAGGGGGACTCCATCAGCACGGAGAGGTCGCCCATCGGTGGCGCGGAGGAGAGCAAAGCCAAAGACATCACATCCGAGTCCAGCTGGATAGAGACGCCGTCCTCCATCAAATCCATCGATTCCAGCGACTCTGGGATCTTTGAACAGGCCAAACGGAGGAGAATCTCCCCCACGGCCACGCCGGTTTCAGAGACTGTGTCCCCGTTAAAGTCTGAGCTGCTGGCACCGAGGGAGTGTGACAAAAACTGTACAAAAGACATCGGTTATTACAGTTTCTACTCTCACAGTTAg